AGTTGAAGAGCTTGCTTTTATACGGGGTGTCCCACCTGATTTGCTCAATCCACCTCATGGATGTCGATTCCATGAGCGTTGCCCGGTTGCTTTCGATAGATGTAAAGTAGAAGAACCACCATTAAAGGAAATTGAACCCGGGCATTTTGCGGCTTGTTGGAGGTGTTTTGATGAGTGATGAAATCATATTGAGTATTAAAAATTTGAAAAAATGGTTCCCTTTACGAAGAACCTTTTTAGAGGTATTTCAAGGACAACGAAGATGGGTAAGAGCGGTTGATAATGTAAGTTTTGATATAAGAAAAGGAGAGATATTTGGTTTAATTGGAGAATCTGGCTGTGGAAAATCAACGACGGGTAGATTAATGATGAAATTAGAAGAACCAACAGAGGGTCAAATAATATTTAAAGGTAATGATATTACTACGTTATCTTCTACGGATGAAATTAAGAAGTATAAAGAAGATGTACAAATGATTTTTCAAGATCCTTACTCTTCGATGAATCCAAGGTTTAGAGTTAGAGATGTTCTAGCTGAACCGTTGATCATTCATGAAAAAACGAAGGATCCTAATGAGATTGAAAAAATAGCAAAAAATGTTCTAAATCAAGTAAAATTAACACCACCTGAAGAGTTTATGGATAGATACCCTCACATGCTCAGTGGAGGACAAAGGCAAAGAGTTGCCACTGCAAGAACCTTAGTTCTTTCCCCAGATTTTATAATAGCTGATGAACCAGTTTCTATGATAGATTTATCAACTAGGGCAGAAATTCTCCACATGATGAAAGACGTTCAACAAGATTTAGGCCTAACTTATCTATACATAACTCATGACTTATCAACTGCAAGATATTTTTGCGATAGGATGGCAGTTATGTATCTAGGAAGAATAGTTGAGTTAGGCGATGCTGACGAAATAATTGAAAGGCCTTTACACCCATACACCAAAGCTCTGATAGAAGCAGTACCAGAACCTTTACCTGGAAAAGAAAACGTAATAAAAGAATTACCAATAAAGGGAGAGATTCCATCTGCAGCAAATATCCCAAAGGGATGTAGATTCCATCCAAGGTGTATTTATGCACAGCCTAAATGTTTTGAGAATGTTGATGATCCAGAGTTGGTAGAAGATTCAAGCGGTCATTACGTGGCCTGTTATAGGTACAAAGAGATAGATCAACAAGTAGAAAAGGTTTAAAAAATCCCCACAAATGTGGGGGTTTTTAATTTGGATGAAAAGATACAAAGGTGGTTATTGGATGTATTGGAAATATGCTTTTAAAAGGATGTTAATGGGCGTTATGATTTATTCTGTTATTATCTTTGTGTATTCTGTACTTTTCAACATCATGTTTAAACTTCACTATAGTTACCTTTTGGAAGGACCAATATTACCCGAGATTTTTTCTGATTGGATTGATACCCTCACTTTTAATTATGGGCAATCAATGTCTATAAGATCTTTTAAAGGAGAAACTGATGTTGTTAAAATTATTTTAGAAAGAGTACCTAACACTATGCTTCTTTTTACGCTGGCTATTATCATGGATATTTTCTTAGGGGTATATTTGGGCATAAAAAAGGCTCAAAAAGCAGGGGAAATTATGGACAAAACTACTTCAATACTTACAATGATTTTTTACGGTCTTCCCACGTGGTGGGTTGGATTAGTAATGATTATGTTTTTTTCTTTTAGATTGCCTTTATTCCCTTCTGGAGGTATATTTAGCATGCCGCCTCCTGAGGGTTTAATAAAAAGATTTGTGGATATTGTGTATCATTTAATTCTACCTTTATCTACGCTTGTTTTTTTCCGCTTTTGGGGAAGAGCATATTTATCAAGAAATATAGTGTTACAAAATTTGCAGAATGATTTCATAACTTCTGCCAGAGCAAGGGGTATTCCTGAAAGAAAAGTTTTGTTTGGGCACGCTTTAAGAGCTTCGGCTCCACCCATCTTAACAATGTCGGTTTTATCTGTACTTGATTCTTTTTCAGGGGCATTGATCATCGAAGGTATATTTAATTGGCCTGGAATGGGGAACCTTTTCTGGGCTGCTATTCAGCAGGATGATATT
This DNA window, taken from Petrotoga sibirica DSM 13575, encodes the following:
- a CDS encoding ABC transporter ATP-binding protein, which codes for MSDEIILSIKNLKKWFPLRRTFLEVFQGQRRWVRAVDNVSFDIRKGEIFGLIGESGCGKSTTGRLMMKLEEPTEGQIIFKGNDITTLSSTDEIKKYKEDVQMIFQDPYSSMNPRFRVRDVLAEPLIIHEKTKDPNEIEKIAKNVLNQVKLTPPEEFMDRYPHMLSGGQRQRVATARTLVLSPDFIIADEPVSMIDLSTRAEILHMMKDVQQDLGLTYLYITHDLSTARYFCDRMAVMYLGRIVELGDADEIIERPLHPYTKALIEAVPEPLPGKENVIKELPIKGEIPSAANIPKGCRFHPRCIYAQPKCFENVDDPELVEDSSGHYVACYRYKEIDQQVEKV
- a CDS encoding ABC transporter permease → MYWKYAFKRMLMGVMIYSVIIFVYSVLFNIMFKLHYSYLLEGPILPEIFSDWIDTLTFNYGQSMSIRSFKGETDVVKIILERVPNTMLLFTLAIIMDIFLGVYLGIKKAQKAGEIMDKTTSILTMIFYGLPTWWVGLVMIMFFSFRLPLFPSGGIFSMPPPEGLIKRFVDIVYHLILPLSTLVFFRFWGRAYLSRNIVLQNLQNDFITSARARGIPERKVLFGHALRASAPPILTMSVLSVLDSFSGALIIEGIFNWPGMGNLFWAAIQQDDIPVLLGNLSFTTLLYIGGIVILDLIYGFLDPRIKVGGKE